A genomic segment from Ornithorhynchus anatinus isolate Pmale09 chromosome 16, mOrnAna1.pri.v4, whole genome shotgun sequence encodes:
- the NKAIN1 gene encoding sodium/potassium-transporting ATPase subunit beta-1-interacting protein 1 isoform X2: MGQCSGRCSLVAFCCLQLVAVLERQVFDFLGFQWAPILANFLHIMAVILGIFGALQGRSRCLALYAGWLLLWLGWNTFIICFYLEVGQLSQDRDFVMTFNTSLHRSWWMENGPGCLVTPVVSSEMVPQEDHHVIAVTGCLLDYPYIELFGFVFACYVSKVFLEEEDSFDFIGGFDAYGYQAPQKTSHLQLQPLYTSG; encoded by the exons ATGGGCCAGTGCAGCGGGAGGTGCTCGCTCGTCGCCTTCTGCTGCCTCCAGCTG GTGGCGGTGCTAGAGCGACAGGTGTTCGATTTCCTGGGCTTCCAGTGGGCACCTATTCTGGCCAACTTCCTTCACATCATGGCCGTGATCCTGGGGATCTTTGGGGCACTTCAGGGCCGCTCCCGCTGCCTCGCTCTG TATGCGGGCTGGCTGCTGCTGTGGCTAGGTTGGAACACCTTCATCATCTGCTTCTACCTGGAGGTCGGACAACTGTCCCAG GACCGAGACTTCGTCATGACCTTCAACACGTCCCTGCACCGCTCGTGGTGGATGGAGAATGGACCGGGCTGCCTGGTCACCCCCGTGGTCTCCTCCGAGATGGTGCCCCAAGAGGACCACCACGTCATCGCTGTGACCGGCTGCCTGTTGGACTATCCTTACATCGAG CTGTTTGGCTTCGTGTTCGCTTGCTACGTGAGCAAGGTGTTTCTGGAAGAAGAGGACAGCT TTGACTTCATCGGGGGCTTTGACGCCTATGGCTACCAGGCACCGCAGAAGACGTCACACCTGCAGCTGCAGCCGCTCTACAC gtcagggtga
- the NKAIN1 gene encoding sodium/potassium-transporting ATPase subunit beta-1-interacting protein 1 isoform X1, whose translation MGQCSGRCSLVAFCCLQLVAVLERQVFDFLGFQWAPILANFLHIMAVILGIFGALQGRSRCLALYAGWLLLWLGWNTFIICFYLEVGQLSQDRDFVMTFNTSLHRSWWMENGPGCLVTPVVSSEMVPQEDHHVIAVTGCLLDYPYIEVLSSALQIFLALFGFVFACYVSKVFLEEEDSFDFIGGFDAYGYQAPQKTSHLQLQPLYTSG comes from the exons ATGGGCCAGTGCAGCGGGAGGTGCTCGCTCGTCGCCTTCTGCTGCCTCCAGCTG GTGGCGGTGCTAGAGCGACAGGTGTTCGATTTCCTGGGCTTCCAGTGGGCACCTATTCTGGCCAACTTCCTTCACATCATGGCCGTGATCCTGGGGATCTTTGGGGCACTTCAGGGCCGCTCCCGCTGCCTCGCTCTG TATGCGGGCTGGCTGCTGCTGTGGCTAGGTTGGAACACCTTCATCATCTGCTTCTACCTGGAGGTCGGACAACTGTCCCAG GACCGAGACTTCGTCATGACCTTCAACACGTCCCTGCACCGCTCGTGGTGGATGGAGAATGGACCGGGCTGCCTGGTCACCCCCGTGGTCTCCTCCGAGATGGTGCCCCAAGAGGACCACCACGTCATCGCTGTGACCGGCTGCCTGTTGGACTATCCTTACATCGAGGTGCTCAGCAGCGCCCTGCAGATCTTCCTGGCG CTGTTTGGCTTCGTGTTCGCTTGCTACGTGAGCAAGGTGTTTCTGGAAGAAGAGGACAGCT TTGACTTCATCGGGGGCTTTGACGCCTATGGCTACCAGGCACCGCAGAAGACGTCACACCTGCAGCTGCAGCCGCTCTACAC gtcagggtga